A genomic window from Motacilla alba alba isolate MOTALB_02 chromosome 6, Motacilla_alba_V1.0_pri, whole genome shotgun sequence includes:
- the KCNIP2 gene encoding Kv channel-interacting protein 2 isoform X2, with protein MRSKGRKESLSDSRDLDGSYDQLTGNPPVQTKKALKQRFLKLLPCCRPKSIPSLSENSVEDEFELSTVCHRPEGLEQLQEQTKFTRKELQVLYRGFKNECPSGIVNEENFKQIYSQFFPQGDSSTYATFLFNAFDTDHDGSVSFEDFVSGLSTILRGTIDDRLNWAFNLYDLNKDGCITKEEMLDIMKSIYDMMGKYTYPAMREEAPREHVENFFQKMDRNKDGVVTIEEFLESCQKDENIMRSMQLFDSVI; from the exons GCAACCCGCCAGTCCAAACTAAAAAAGCGCTGAAGCAGCGATTCCTCAaactgctgccctgctgccggCCCAAATCCATCCCCTCGCTCAGTGAAA ACAGTGTTGAGGATGAGTTTGAGCTCTCCACCGTCTGCCACCGCCccgaggggctggagcagctccaggagcagacCAAGTTCACCCGCAAAGAGCTGCAGGTCCTGTACCGAGGCTTCAAGAAT GAGTGCCCAAGTGGCATTGTCAACGAAGAAAACTTCAAGCAGATCTATTCACAGTTCTTCCCTCAAGGAG ACTCCAGCACCTACGCCACCTTCCTCTTCAACGCCTTTGACACCGACCATGATGGCTCCGTCAGCTTTGAG GACTTTGTGTCTGGGCTGTCCACCATCCTGCGGGGCACCATTGATGATCGCCTGAACTGGGCCTTCAACCTCTATGACCTGAACAAAGATGGCTGCATCACCAAAGAG GAAATGCTGGACATCATGAAGTCCATCTACGACATGATGGGCAAATACACCTACCCGGCCATGCGGGAGGAAGCACCCCGGGAGCATGTGGAGAACTTCTTCCAG AAAATGGACCGGAATAAGGATGGTGTGGTGACAATCGAGGAGTTCCTGGAGTCCTGCCAGAAG GATGAGAACATCATGCGATCCATGCAGCTCTTCGACAGCGTGATTTAG
- the OGA gene encoding protein O-GlcNAcase produces MVQKEGQAALEEPQGSPNPAGVPGAPLEPPGATAGPVPGGEETDTETETALGSRRFLCGVVEGFYGRPWVMEQRKELFRRLQKWGLNTYLYAPKDDYKHRMFWREMYSVEEAEQLMTLISAAREHEIEFIYAISPGLDITFSNPKEVSTLKRKLDQVSQFGCRSFALLFDDIDHNMCAADKEVFSSFAHAQVSITNEIYQYLGEPDTFLFCPTEYCGTFCYPNVAQSPYLRTVGEKLLPGIEVLWTGPKVVSKDIPVESIEEVSKIIRRAPVIWDNIHANDYDQKRLFLGPYKGRSTELIPRLKGVLTNPNCEFEANYVAIHTLATWYKSNMNGVRKDVVMTDTEDSTVSIQIKLENEGSDEDIETDVLYSPQMALKLALTEWLQEFGVPQQYSSRQVAHSGAKSSVGDVGPLVAPSSLNAATVVTTVYQEPIMSQGAALSSDSPALAKEEEKKQSDEEPMDMVVEKQDDADKNANQILTDIAEAKMAEELKPMDTDKESIVESKSPEMSMQEDSGSDIAPMQTDEQINKEHFVPGPNEKPLYAVEPVTLEDLQLLADLFYLPYEHGPKGAQMLREFQWLRANSSVVSVNCKGKDAEKIEEWRNRAAKFEEMCSLVMGMFTRLSNCANRTILYDMYSYVWDIKSIMSMVKSFVQWLGCRSQSSAQFLSGDQEPWAFRGGLAGEFQRLLPIDGANDLFFQPPPLTPTSKVYTIRPYFPKDEASVYKICREMYADGADQPFHSLPDLIGDKLVGGLLTLSLDYCFVLEDEDGICGYALGTVDVTPFIKKCKMSWIPFMQEKYTKPNSDKELSEAEKIMLSFHEEQEVLPESFLANFPSLIKIDIHKKVTDPSVAKSMMACLLSSLKANGSRGAFCEVRPDDKRILEFYSKLGCFEIAKMEGFPKDVVILGRSL; encoded by the exons atggtgcagaaggaggggcaggcGGCGCTGGAGGAGCCCCAGGGTAGTCCCAACCCGGCCGGGGTGCCCGGCGCCCCCTTAGAGCCGCCGGGTGCCACGGCAGGGCCGGTCCCGGGGGGCGAGGAGACCGACACCGAGACGGAGACCGCGCTGGGCTCCCGCCGCTTCCTCTGCGGAGTCGTCGAAG GATTTTATGGAAGACCTTGGGtgatggagcagaggaaggagctttTTAGAAG GCTTCAGAAGTGGGGGCTGAATACATACCTGTATGCTCCAAAGGATGACTACAAGCACAGGATGTTTTGGCGAGAAATGTACTCTGTGGAGGAAGCGG aGCAGCTAATGACTCTAATATCAGCTGCACGAGAACATGAAATAGAATTCATCTATGCAATCTCACCTGGACTTGACATCACTTTCTCCAATCCTAAAGAGGTATCCACGTTGAAACGTAAGCTGGACCAG GTTTCTCAGTTTGGCTGCAGATCTTTTGCACTGCTGTTTGATGATATCGATCACAACATGTGTGCAGCAGACAAAGAAGTTTTCAGTTCTTTTGCTCATGCTCAAGTCTCAATCACAAATGAAATTTATCAATATCTAGGAGAACCAGACACATTCCTTTTCTGTCCTACAG AGTACTGTGGAACTTTCTGTTATCCAAATGTTGCCCAGTCACCGTATTTACGGACTGTAGGAGAAAAACTGCTCCCTGGAATTGAAGTGTTATGGACAG GTCCGAAAGTTGTATCCAAAGACATTCCAGTAGAATCCATTGAAGAAGTTTCTAAGATCATCAGGAGAGCCCCAGTTATCTGGGATAACATTCATGCTAATGATTATGATCAAAAGAGGCTTTTCCTTGGGCCTTACAAGGGTCGGTCAACTGAACTCATCCCTCGACTAAAGGGTGTTCTGACCAATCCGAACTGTGAATTTGAAGCCAATTATGTTGCCATTCACACGCTTGCAACCTGGTACAAGTCTAACATGAATGGAGTGAGAAAAGATGTGGTGATGA CTGATACTGAAGATAGCACGGTTTCGATCCAGATTAAATTGGAAAATGAGGGGAGTGATGAAGATATTGAAACAGATGTTCTGTACAGCCCACAGATGGCCCTGAAGTTGGCTTTAACGGAATGGTTACAGGAATTTGGGGTACCTCAGCAATACAGCA GTAGGCAGGTGGCCCACAGTGGTGCTAAAAGCTCTGTAGGGGATGTAGGGCCACTGGTGGCACCATCCTCTTTGAATGCAGCAACAGTGGTTACCACGGTGTACCAGGAGCCCATCATGAGCCAGGGCGCGGCGCTGAGCAGTGACTCGCCGGCCTTGgccaaggaggaggagaagaagcaATCTGATGAGGAACCAATGGACATGGTGGTGGAGAAACAAGATGATGCAGACAAGAATGCAAACCAGATACTGACAGATATTGCCGAAGCCAagatggcagaggagctgaagcCAATGGATACAGATAAGGAGAGTATAGTTGAGTCAAAGTCTCCAGAGATGTCTATGCAGGAAGACTCTGGTAGTGACATTGCACCTATGCAGACTGATGAGCAAATTAACAAAGAACATTTTGTGCCTGGGCCGAATGAAAAGCCTCTTTATGCAGTAGAACCAGTGACTTTAGAGGATTTACAGCTTCTTGCTGACTTGTTTTACCTTCCTTATGAACATGGACCCAAAGGTGCACAGATGCTGAGGGAATTCCAGTGGCTTAGAGCAAATAGCAGTGTTGTCAGCGTAAATTGCAAAGGAAAGGATGCTGAAAAA ATAGAAGAATGGCGTAACCGGGCGGCCAAGTTTGAAGAGATGTGCAGCTTGGTGATGGGCATGTTCACTCGCCTCTCCAATTGTGCCAACAGGACAATCCTTTATGACATGTACTCCTACGTCTGGGATATCAAGAGTATTATGTCAATGGTGAAATCTTTTGTGCAGTGGTTAG GGTGTCGTAGTCAATCTTCAGCACAGTTCTTAAGTGGAGACCAAGAACCCTGGGCCTTTAGAGGTGGTCTAGCAGGAGAGTTCCAG cGTTTGCTGCCTATTGATGGGGCAAATGACCTCTTTTTTCAACCACCTCCATTAACACCCACTTCAAAAGTGTACACCATACGACCCTACTTCCCTAAAGATGAG GCATCTGTATATAAGATCTGCAGAGAAATGTATGCTGATGGAGCTGATCAACCCTTCCATAGTTTACCAGATTTAATTGGAGACAA gttAGTTGGAGGTCTGTTGACCCTCAGCCTGGATTACTGCTTCGTCTTAGAAGATGAGGATGGCATATGTGGCTATGCTTTGGGAACAGTTGATGTAACTCCCTTCattaagaaatgcaaaatgtctTGGATCCCTttcatgcaagaaaaatatactAAACCAAATAGTGACAAGGAGCTGTCTGAAGCAGAG aaaataatgctAAGCTTCCATGAAGAACAAGAAGTATTGCCAGAATCGTTTCTTGCTAACTTCCCATCTTTGATAAAGATTGATATCCACAAAAAAGTGACAGATCCAAGTGTGGCCAAAAGTATGATGGCCTGCCTGCTCTCTTCTCTAAAGGCTAATG gcTCCCGTGGGGCTTTTTGTGAAGTGAGACCAGATGATAAAAGAATCTTGGAATTTTACAGCAAGCTGGGTTGTTTTGAAATTGCTAAAATGGAAGGATTTCCAAAGGATGTTGTTATCCTTGGAAGAAGCCTTTGA
- the NPM3 gene encoding nucleoplasmin-3: MEPHGPACPDSVLFGCELSASTKSYTFQVDEEDNSDHILALSVVCLTDGAKDECNVVEVVGRNHENQEIAVPVANLKLSCQPLLSLDNFKLQPPVTFRLAAGSGPVHLAGWHRIMHREDASFEEDDDLSEEDEEDLPPIMPAKK, from the exons atGGAGCCGCACGGGCCCGCCTGTCCCGACAGCGTCCTCTTCG GCTGTGAGCTGAGTGCCAGTACCAAATCCTACACATTTCAGGTGGATGAAGAAGACAACTCTGACCACATTTTAGCACTGTCTGTG GTCTGCCTCACTGATGGTGCCAAGGACGAGTGCAACGTGGTGGAAGTCGTTGGGCGAAACCATGAGAACCAAGAGATCGCTGTGCCTGTGGCAAATCTGAAGTTGTCATGCCAGCCCTTG CTGAGTCTGGACAACTTCAAGCTGCAGCCTCCAGTGACCTTTCGCCTGGCAGCAGGCTCTGGCCCAGTGCACCTGGCCGGCTGGCACAGGATCA TGCACAGGGAAGATGCTTCCTTTGAGGAGGATGATGACTTGTCtgaagaggatgaggaggacCTTCCTCCTATTATGCCAGCCAAGAAGTAG